Part of the Lagenorhynchus albirostris chromosome 19, mLagAlb1.1, whole genome shotgun sequence genome, AGGATCCACTGAGGTGgaactttttttaatgtacacaATCAAGGGTTTTGTAAAGCAGCAGTCTGTTGGCATGGCTGTTGTTAAGACTTTAATGAGAACGTAtgagaggcagaaaaatggagagaaagtcAGGGTCGGGATGCTCAACCCAGGCCTGATCTTTCATCACTCAGACTGCGGGAGTCTTGGAGAAGGTGATCACGCTTCCGCCAAAGACCCAGGGCACCAAGATTCCAGAAGTTCTCAAGGCCCTCACTGCCAAACCCACCCCCTGGGCTAGCCCCATGCCACCAGAAATCCGCTGTGCCCTCTCTTACAGCAAGGGCCTCCCTAGCCGCCAGGGAGACCACAGCCACCCACAGAAGGCAAGTAAGACCTCAAGGCTTCCCTCCATCCCTCGGGCCAGGTGGGAACACGATGGGACTTGGAAAGCTCCCTTCTTTAAAGGCTGAATTTCCCAAAGTCCAAGACCGCTTGAAGAGGAATGGGAAAAGCAGCGGAATAACTCTGTAAGCATTCTGTTTTGACAATGTGCCTGAGGAATTCCCCACGTTTCGTGGGGAAACGTGAGCAGTTAAATCTATTTGATGCCATGACATACGAAATTGAAGCGTAATTGCCCCTGAGTGCTTGACAACTGGAAAGCACTTCATTTCAGAAATGGAGGGAAATTTATGCTGGGAAATGGAAGAGACTGTCAAAAGTTGGACTGCAATGGGAGTGGAGCCGCGCGAAAAGAAGGTTCGGGTGGAGAAAGTGCTCCAGTTCTGACGTTTTTAGTCCCATTTGAAATGTCGCAGAAATAGCAGCAGTGACTCTATCCTTTGAGCTACAAGCCAGTGAAATGATGATTGGAACCAAACATTTCAACCCCGAGGAGCGGCCGCAGCACAGGTGGGAGGAGACGCGTGCTTACCAATCATGTGGTTGGCAACGTGGATTTGGATCTCTCTCTCGTTCTCGAAGGTCATCTGACACTTGATGCACTGGTACGTCTTCTTCTGTTTGGAAACCAAAAGGAAAGGAATTAGACAGCCAGGCTGCAGAACAGAGCAGAAAGCAAAAGTTCCTGGAGGCCATGGCTCAAGACTTCCCAGAATGGCTCTGATCCACTTCCAGTTCTCTCCAGGCCATTCTCTCCCCACCTGCCTCTGCATCCAGCTCAGATTCAGCCTGGGGACGTGGGGACAGGCTCCACTGCAAGGGAGCTGCTCCTCTGCTCGACCCTGCCCCATCCCAAGGTGAGGGCACACAGCAGAACCACAGAAAGGAAGCTGAGGCAGGCTGTTCTGCTTGGGGTATGCTCAGATCCATCTACCCATCTTCCACCCATCTATGCCTGCtgcatccactcatccatccgtCTGTTCATCCATCTGTCTACCCATCACTGTCTACCTACCCCCTGTCTACCCACCCATCcgtctaaacacacacacacacacccattcattcatctagccacccatccatccacccatccacccatccattcatctctcTTTGCACCCATCCAACTCCTCTCTCATCTATTTACCTACCCTAAGAACCGAGTGGCCAAGCAGGGGAGACTGCTTCCATCAGCTCTGACACTCAGGGGTGAATGAAGAATTCCTCATCTGCCCTAGACACACAAGGCCCCGGGTGATCCTACAGCTGGCTTCCACACACGGGGAGCTATTACCAACTGCttttgtggggaggggggcagagaaaTGGAGAACATGAAAAGTGTCAAAGCTTCTCGAAGACTGGTTCCAAAGAGTGGAGCTTCAGTGTGAAACCAGCCCACCGTGGACAGAGGTGTGTTGCCTGAGTGGGGGAAGGGCTGTGGCTGTGCGTTTTtaggaagagggaggggtggTATGGGAATCCAAAGTACCCAAGTTTTCTGAAGACTACTTTGGGTCCTGGGATGATGGGGCCTCCCTCGGCCTCTGGAAAAGAGGGCAAGACTCTGGATTTCCTGGCTGAGCACTGAGACCCAACCCTCAACGACGCAGCCAGGACGAACCACCAGAGGGCTCAGCTGTCGCAGCCCCACCTCAGCCCCACCCGAAGCTGCAGTTCTTCTGAAGGGCCTGGCCTCACCTCCGGGCCTATGCCGTTTCCTCCACCTGGAATACCCTCACCATCCTTGAGGACTCTGTTCAAATCGCACCTCTTCTGAGAAGCCTTTTCTTCCCACCCCAGAGTGAGTTTAGGATCTGCCCAGGCCCCTGAGCTTATGCTGAAAGCACCTAGTTGCTCCGCATATGATTTTGTCGTGGCCAATTGATTTGTTTGCTCGCACTGCAGTGTGAGCACCCAGAGGGCCAGGACGCGTTCTGTCCACCTGTGGGGTCCCAGAAAGGACTGCGTGCTTAGGAAGCATTTGTGGAACAAATGAGCAAAGCTGTGAAATAACATGTGCCACGCCCTCTATGAGGACAGAAGGGACAAAGAGAAGTCATCCCACGGTGACTAGGGATCCTGGATCCCCACCACCCAACACAGGGCCCAGCGCAGAGCGAGTGCCTAATAAGCACTGAACTTTCATCATGATTCCTACTGCTGCTGAGAGACTGTTGAATAAAGGAATGGAGAAACAACTGGACCAGCTGGTGCTGGGAGCTCCGGGCTCCAGGCAGGGTCCCCGCTGGGGCTCCAGGACCCGTGCTGATAAGACCAGAGGGCCTTGCTCCCAGTGCTTCGGGAGACCTGGGCGTTCAGTATGTCCTCAGAGCAGCCACAGCGCTGGGCCCGGAAGCAGGCATTCGGCACGGAAACACCCGGGAGTAATGGGTGAGTCTGGTGGGGACAGAACAGGGGAGCCTCACAACAGGCAGAGGAGATTTCAGGCCAGAAGAGACAGCAGGGACTGAAGTCTTCTGAAGGGCACAGTCCCAAAGCACCTACCTCGGCTCAACTCCTCGTCTGTGCTCACAGAGAGGAAGGCCCCTGGGTTTCTCCACCATCAAAATCATTCATTCCCTCTCACATGTGTCCCTCACCCACTCTGCCTGGCAAGTATAAGAGTCCTCGATgcttaaatggatgaatgaatgaatgaatgagtgaaggaagTAAAGGCAAGAATGGAGCACGCCCCAGGAAGCTCCACGCGGAGGAAGCCCAGAGGAGCCTGCTGGACAAGGGAGACTGTGCCCCCCACCTCCTTGGCTGGAAGTCTCTAGAGGCCACGGCCACGGCCACGGCTGTCCAGACGGCTGCGGGGGGCAGTTCACGATCAAAGTGCTATTCCTCCGCGGGGCAGATGAATGAAGCAAGTTCACTGTGCTTGAAAGCACAGGAGCCTGCCTGGGCAGGACGACAGGGTACCCCCAAATGTCCCCCCTCAGTGGCAGGAAGAGGACCGGGCCCTGCCTCGTGGGGCAACAGGCTCCCGGGGAATCCCAGGGGAGTGGTCACAGGAGCTGCTGACCAAAGAGCCTGGGTgttcacacgcacacacagagcgCGTATGCACAGGCACGGACACGCACGTGAGGATATACACACAGACTTGCAAACATCCTACATACCTCGCCCCAACTCACCACCAACACGCAAGaccctcacacacacccacaacCCCTACACACAGCAACCCACTTGCTCCCTGTAACACAGACACATAAGTGCAACACCCCCAGAGAAGTGGACACATCCTCATGGACCACAAGTTCAAGGAGCATCCCCAGTAACACACACGCTTTCAGTTCTCTCCCTGGAACCCTGACAGCCATCACACCCATCGCTCCCCAATGCACCCACGGACGCACAAGCGACTTATGGCACAAGGGTGTGCACTGACCCTTGTGGACACACATGTAGACTCATAGGTATACACACGCACATTCACAGTCAGGCgtacacacacctgcacacacacaggtTCACCAGCACAGCACTCACTAAGGCACATGTATACCCATATGCCCCCACCCAAAGAGGGCCCTTTGGGCCTTGCATGTGAGACCAGGGATGCCCAGGGTCCGGAGAAGCAGGCGCCCAGGCCAGGCTGTGGAACACAGCACGGGGAGAGCAGGCGAGGATTCTCACTCTGTCTACCTCCTGCTGCCCCCCATCCTCCCCTCAACACCTCCTCTGGGTCCGTCTCCCTCTTGCTATCCCCCAAAGACCCCATCCTCCTCTGCAGGTTCAGCCCCCGCTAGGAGACGTAATCACAGAAAACTAGAACTTGGCATTCAAAGCACCTCCTCTGCATAAGCGCCTCCCCCGGGGCCCAGCCCAGGAGAGCCAACGCTGAACCCTGGCACCTAAGCCAGGGCTGCCTTCCCCAGCGTGGCCCGAGCAACCCAGAGGGTCCCGGGGCAGGAAGAGAACATGCCTGAGGAtgtggagagggaaagggaagaagaggggaaagaCAGCCACTGCCACTGAATTCCCGTATCATGATTGCAactcacatttactgagcacctatcaTGAGCCTACTACGTGCAGGCACTGTCTCCTCTGAATGAGTCTGCAAGCTCCACTTTAGGGACGGAGAAAGTGGAGTGTCAAGAGGCTAAATCATTTGGTCAAAGCGTAGCGCCGGTGATCAGGAGAGCTGGGACTGGACCCCAGGCAGGCGCCCACCAGAGCCACTGTCTGAGCTGCCGTTCTTGGCTCCACGCCAAGACCACCCCACACAGCCCTGCTCTGGGTGACGGAAAGCCCGTGAACCTGGCTGTCTGTTTACCCTGCAGGAAGATGGAGTGTGAAAGCACCCAGtctacctccccaccccacaccgGACGGGGCACCGTGGCAATTTGGTGAGTCGATGAGGGCCGGGGTCTGCCCACAAGGGGCTGGAATTGGGGTGATGTTGTTATTACCCGTAAACAGAGGGGGAGGCGGAAACCTCACCGCTTCGCTCCAGCCAACAGCAGCCTCGGCCCCATGGGAACCCAGTCCTCAGAGAGCTGGTTGCTATGGATACACTCCCGAGGGTCCAGGCCTGCCAGCCCCCAAGCCCCTGTGCAGGCCCCAGAGTCTGCTCTTGTATGTGTgagccctgggggagggaggggtgggcgaACAGACAGCtgggcccctgcccccaggcGTGCCCAGGCAGGGGGCGACGCCCCAGAGGCTGTGCCTCCGCTGGGGAGGTACCCGGGCTTTGTCTAGCTCCTTTCTGCAAATGGCCCATCTGCCCAGGCCTCTAGATGTGAGTTCCAGCTCCCTTCTCTCTCACAAGACCAGGAACAGGGAGAGGAAGGCCTTCCAGGCTCCCAGAAAACAAGCCCCCTCGGGTTCGTAGTTCCGCACTCCCACGCACAGCTGTGCATCCTCGGGTACGTGGCTCCACCTTTCTGAGTCTGGGCCCCCTCTGTACCAAAGCCAAGGTCATGGCAAAGGTCCAGGGTGTTGCCATGGAAACAATATAAGAGTGGGTGCCCACACAGTAGGGGTTTTACGAAGTAGTACTTGATACAGGATCCCGCCTTCAATAGCCAAAGGCTCTGGGGACGCTAGAAGCAGCCCCATGGCCGGCAGGAGCCCCAGTGTGGGCAGGGATGGGGCTGGAGCGCACCCGGGAGAAGGGTATGCAGGGGCCCGGCCATGCCACACTGTCCCACCGCATGAGCACCGGGCTGACCGCCCTGGACCCCACCCTTGCAACTAGGATGGGCTCCAGAGGTGCTAGCTGAAGGGCTGGTCAAGAGCTCAGGCTGGGGCACCACACACTCCCTGGGCTCCAATCCCTTCTCTGCTTCTTTAAACTGCAGGGCTCACAGCAAACTACCTAATTGCTCCTTgcctccttttcctcatctgtaaagtgagcgttgtaaggattaaatagaTAGGAAGTGCCTGGGTGTGCCTGGTACATCCTTATTCCTCAATAAATGTGAGGTGTGATTATAAACGGGAAAACAACAAGTGTGGTTGCTACATGCCCAGCACGtctttactcatttaatcctcagggcAAAACACTGAGGTCAGCAGGGAGACGGTCACAGTATTTGACAACTGAGCAGGAACACGTGCCGGCCAACCAGAGCAGAGGCTGGTTAGAAAAGCAGAACGACCGCCCGGTCCCTCGCAGGTGATGCCAGCTTTGGAAGTAGACACTATTGCAATTGCTATTACTAGCGGTACTGCTATTACCCTCtggctttacaggtgaggaccgaagcccagagaggtcaaatCATAAGTGGGTACTGGAAGGGGGAGATTTTAACGCAGGCCATCTGACTCCAGGGCCCAAATCCTCCCCAATCCACCCACACTGGCTGgcagaaagctgaggctcagggggaCAGAGCTGGGCAGCCGTGACCGCACTGTGCTCAGGACCTCTGAAGGGTGACCACTGGACCCTTACCTAGAAGGCTTTGCTCAGTCATAAGGCCTTAAGAAAGTGGCCCATTTCTGACTCTCCTTGGCTGCCAGACACACCAGAAATAATGGGCGCTCAGGACAAATTTAATCAACCAATGAATCACCTCTAAAAGGAGCTCTCTGCTACAGACGGGGCTTTGAGGAGAGGCCTCAGGCCCCAGCTGGACACACAGCTCTATCCTCATTCAGACGTTTCCCTCTGCAGCTGGGTGATCTTGGtcagggcctctggctcactgGCCTCTGTGGGGAGCTGGCCAGGAGACCCCTTAGGGGCCCCCACTGCAGATTCTCCCTTCAGCCTCTCCCGCCatccttctctctcactctctctccccctcaaAATCCCGGAGTTCCGGGCCCCAGTTCTGATCCCACAGTGAAACACCCTCAGCAGACATCCCTGTCTTCCAGCAGGAACCTGTGGCAGGTGGCCCTTCCCCAAATCCTGCCCCCCTGCCAGTGGTACCAGCAGTGGCTCTCCAGGGAAAGATACCCCCGAGATCTGCTTGGCATCTCCTCGGTCTGGaaacagacaacacagacttgATGGGAACCCCCGGGCCCGTTCTGACACCTAAGGGTCATGCAGCCTCCAGGCCCACTGGCTGGTGCCCCTTGGTCACCATTCCCAGGGCCCATGTGGACCCACCAGTAGCTCAGACTTCCCCTGCCTCATCGAAACCCACTGGTTATGGGCCTGCGGCTCCCCCTGACCTCATAGCCCCCAAGGCAGGGACCGTTTCTGACTCTCCTTAGCTGTCAGGCACCCCCAAAATAAAGGGTGCACAGGACAATTTTGATCAATCATCAGTCAGTCATTAACGATAACAGTAACTGGAAACATTCCTAGGGCCTTCCATGTACCAGCAACTGCACTGGCTATAGTGATGCCGTTGATGGTAATAGTATCAGCTGGTGGTAACTGCTAGCGTGACCGGGCCCTAAGTGCCAGGTTCCAGGCCCTTTATGTGTATATTATCTCCATAAATTGTCAAAGGATCCCTAAATCTAAAGCCTAGAGAACAGAGTCACTTGCCCAAGAAGACCCAATAAGTGTGTGCATAAGTCCACCCCGCGATCAATGACCAAGACGACCAACCCTGAGGAAGCGCTCACTGCATCAGCCTTTTATCTACATTATGCCACGGGCCCCTCATAACAATTCTATGAAGTCGAgacaattattattcccattttacagacgagccCTTGACAAATGAGGCCCAGGAAGATAAATGCCATGTCACACAGGAAGGGAAATGGCGACACTGGGGTTTGAACTCAGAGTCTACTGCAATCAGACGTGCTTAACCGCTGCACAACGGCGCTGCTTCTCTGGGCTACTAGAGGGAACGCCACCGGGCAACACAGAGCTCAGCACGGGGGCTCCTCTGGGCATGAGCGGAGCCCCAAGGAGCAAGGTCCAGGCTCGGGTAGGCTGCACTTACCCGGGGCACTGGCGACGTCTGGGCGCCTTTCCGGGGCCCACTGGTCTCTGGAGTGAGGTCACGGTGGTCCACCTGCATGTGGCTCTCCAGGTCCTCGGCACTCTCGAACTTGACGCTGCACTCGGGGCAGCGGAGGCCGGCGCAGGGCCGGTCGGCAGGCTCGGGCGGGGCCAGGCCACCCACCTGTCCGTTGGAGCTGCGGGCCATGCAGCCGGCGCAGAGGCCATAGGGGAGCCCGTTGACGTCGAGCTTCACCAGGTCCTGCTTGCTGCGAAACTCTTTGAGGCACAGGGCGCACTTGTACAGCTTCTGCAGCCCCTGGCCGTTGGGGGAGGACGCAGCCGAGCTGCCCGCCAGCTTCTGCATGTGGAAGGTGCCATGGATCTTGAGCTCGAGCGTGGAGGTGACCGTCTGCATGCAGACCACACAGCGGAAGCCTGTGAGGGAGTTGCGCAGGTCGGGGTGCATCTGGCAGTGCTCGATGAACTCCTCCTCGCTCTGCAGGGGCATCTTGCAGATGCGGCAGGTGCCCGTGTCCAGGCTCTTGCTGTGGGTCACCTTGTGCTCAGTGAGCGTCAGCAAGGAGGGGAAGCGCTCGCCACAGATGGGGCACATGTAGTGCTTGGCAGGGCCCCGGTGCGTCTGCAGGTGCTCCCGGAGGCCATTCTCCGAGAAGAAAGTCCGTGAGCACACGTTGCACTTGTGGCTGCCCTTGATGAACTCAGCCTTCTTCCGGGAGCCGTCATCCTCGCCCGGCCGGATGTTGTGGTCCCGCAGCCTGTGGTTCTGCAGCAGCACCTCCATGGTGTAGGCCGCCCCGCAGATATCGCAGCCGTACATGGGTTCTGACGCGTCCACGTCATCCTCGCTCGCCTCGTGGCTGTTGGGCGCCTCGGGGTTCTTCAGCAGCATGCCCTGCAGGTCGGCCGGCTCGGCCTTCTTGGCGGTAGCCGGGGGCACCCCGTTGGCCGTGCCGTTCTCAGTGGCCGCGTCAAACACGCAGTGCTTCTCCCGCAGGTGCTTCTCCAGCAGGATGATGGCATGGAAGGCCTTGCTGCAGAACTTGCAGTTGTACTTCTTGCTGTGCGTAGTGATGTGGCACTGCAGCTCCACCTCGGTGCTGAAGGTCTCCCCGCAGAAGATGCACTTATGTGCCTTGGCCGGGTTGCCCAGGTGGCTGTGTTTGACGTGCACCTGCAGGTCGGCCTCCTTGCGGAAGTCCCAGTTGCAGGCCGTGCAGCGGTACATCTTCTTCTCGTTGCTGTGCTTCACCGCCAGGTGCACCTGGATGGACACCTTGGAGTCAAAGACCTCCTGACACAGGGTGCAGTGGTAGAGCACGAAGGTGTGCATGTCCAGCAGGTGCTTCTGCAGGTCGTCCACCGAGGAGAACTGCTTGTCGCAGCTCTCGCACACATAGTGGGTCGACGTGGTCATGTAGTGCACCGTCAGGTGCTGCAGGAGGGATTCCTGGGAGTCAAAGTCCTCTTTGCACTGGGGGCACGCCTGCTTACGCAGCAGCAGCTCCAGGTGCAGCTTCAGGTGGGTCTGGAAGCTCTCGAAGTTGGAGAACTTGAGGTCGCACTGATTACAGGGATACTCGCCGTTGGAGATGGAGTTGGCGCTCACCGAGAGCCGCTGCCGCTTCGGGGACGACACCTCCACGTCAGATGAGACGGGGCTCTGCTCCGCCTTGGACTTCTTGCTGTGGGCCAGCGGGATGTTCTTGTGGTTCTCCTTGATGTGCTTGGTGAGCTTCAGGATGGAGCCGAAGATGGGCGAGTTGGTGCAGTAGGGGCAGGAATAGACCTCCATGAAGGACTGCGCAGGCTGCACGACCGGGGACTCCAGCTTGGCGCTGCCGACGCTGCAGTGGGCCTGCTGGATGTGCTCGGTGAGGGAGGACTCGGTCAGGAATCCCATGGAGCACTGGTTGCAGAAGAAGGCGTTACTGCCGTCGGGCGGGTTGGAGTTGGGGCCGCAGTGGGAGACGCGGATGTGCTCCTGCAGGCTGTTGATGTCGGCGAACATCTCGGGGCAGTAGTTGCAGTGGAAGGCGGAGATGTTACTGAACTGCATCACGGGGTAGGCGTGGTTCTTGTGCAGCTTGCGGACGTGCTCGTTGAGGTTGTAGAGGGTGGGCATGGAGTCTAGGCAGATCTGACACGTGTGGCTCTGCTGTGGCTTGTCCGCGTGGATGGTCTTCAGGTGGATCTCCAGCACGGCCAGGCTGTTAAAGTCCCGCTTGGAGCAATAGGGGCAGCTGTAGACCACCTTGGACCAGCCCTGCCCGTCATCCCGCATCTTCTTCTGGCCCCGCAGCGGCTTCAAGGTGGAGTCCGGCGTGGAGCCTCGCTCCACGGAGGCGCTGGAGTCTGGAGTGGCGCTGCTCATGGAGGCCACGCTGCCCAGCACGGGGTCAGGGCTGACGCTGTGGTTGCTGGAGTCGGGCTGCCGGTGGCTGTCCAGGTGGCAGTAGACGCCCTCCACCGAGGAGAACTGCTCGGGGCACATGGGGCACTTGTGTTTCTGGTTGGCGTGGGCTTGGTGGATGTGGGCGAGCAGCGCGTTCTCGTCGACGAAGACCTCGGGGCAGTGGATGCACTGCAGGTCGGCCTTCTCGGAGAGCTGGGGGTGGCGGGTGAGCACGTGCTTCTCCAGCTCCTCGGTCTGGCTGAAGGTGTCCTCGCAGTAGTCGCACATGAAGTCGTCCTTCTTGGCCTCCTTCTCCGACTTGGCCAGGTGCTCCTTGTTCTTCTTGTGGGCCTGCATGTGGCTCTGCAGCGAGCTGGTGGAGGAGAAGCCGCGCTTGCAGACGGTGCACTTGAAGGGCTTGCTGGAGCTGTGGGTCTTCAGGTGGATCTTCAGGTGGTCGCTGCGGGAGAAGGCCGCCTCGCACTCGTGGCAGTGGTACTTCTTGTCGCCCGTGTGCAGCTTGATGTGCCGGTCGCGGCTCCTCTTGTGCTTGAAGAGGCGGCTGCAGTAGGTGCACTTGAACGGCAGCTTGTCGCTGTGGATCTGCTCGTGCCTCTTCAGGTAGCTCAGGCGGATGAAGGACTTGTCACAGAACTGGCAAGGGTACGGCAGGCCCGTGCCCCCTTCCTCCTCACCCAGGCCCAGGTCGCACCCATCTCCGATCATCTGCGTGGGGGACGCAACATCCTTGCTGGAGGGAGACGAGGCCACCCAGGAGAGTTGTGGGTCGTCGTCACCATCTGCAGAGGGAAGGCAGAAGAGGGATTAGAGGCAATTCCCAGGGCCGCGAGACACAAGGACAGAGCCAGCTTCTTGAAAGCTCGCGGGCTGAGGCTGTGCAGCTGGCCAACTGCTGCAGGGCGAGTggggggagggagtctggggggCCGGAAACAAGTGGACATGCGGGCCTTCCAGTCTGCAGAGGGGGTGGAAGAAGGGTGGCAGGATAAGCAGGGGACGCGCCTCTCCCCTGGGCAACACCTTCCTGGACCTCGCTGgatgcagcccccagccccccaacAGGAGGTGAGGTCTCAGTCACCTCcctgatggggggtgggggggatgcagCCTGGGAAAAAAGTCACCTGAAATGTCCTCAGAGACCATCAGTCCCATAGGCCCAAAGGAGGTAAGTCCCATCACTCGATCAAGACACGGGGGTTGACTCCCCCTCCAACCCCTAGTCTGTGGGGGAAATCCCACTGGTGCAATGGGACGTAAGCAAAACtctgcaagaaaataaaatgcattttaatgaaTTCGGCCACACCACATTCCGCGGGGAAGGGGGGACTGATAAAGCTGGAACTGCTGCTTCAGGTGCCCACAGACATATGAGGCGGAAGTTACAGGCACACGGTATCAGCCCCGAGAGCACACACGGGCGTAAACGAGGGGCACTTGAGAAGGGGCTGCAGGGTTCCCAGCCCAAACCATCCCAAGGGCGGTCGTTTTCTTTGTTCCCCCTCCACCCCTGGATTTGCCCCAAGTTCGCTCAGGACCCTGGGTGATGGCCTGACGGTGTGGTGATCAGAGATGGGGCCAGGACCCAGACAGCCACAGATCTCAGAGCCTAGTGGGCCCTTAAATCCCCTGTGGCGTGTGCGGACGGGGCCTGCACGGACACCCTATGTGGCCCGCCCTCCCCAGGGACAGGGGCCACCCCCGCACTAGGGGTTGGCCATTTGtggaaaaaacaaaggcaaaccGGACACAGCAAATTAAACCAGTGAAGTTTCCCAAGACACGGCAGGGGTTGAACCGAGCCAGCCTGAGCAGGGAGTGAATTCCATGGCTCAAGTTTCGTGTTGGGTGGATTTAAGACTTAATAATGAATGAAACGGACCACAGGCTGCTACGGGCAGGGGagagacaaacaaaagctcagactCGACTGCACTGACCTTGCTCTTCTAACCCCCAAGGAAACAGACCACGGCCCCCGCCTCCCCGGCCCCCAGCCAAGCCAGCTTAGTCTTCGGAAAAGCCTCACCGGTGGAACCCAGAAATTCTTGGCCAGAGGCAGCCCAGACCCTCTAGAAGGGCAAGGCAGGGGGGCCACATTCCGAGGTTGGGCAGGCACCGGCACACACACCTGCACGCataaacacactcacacacacaca contains:
- the ZNF423 gene encoding zinc finger protein 423 isoform X2, producing the protein MEDESIYTCDHCQQDFESLADLTDHRAHRCPGDGDDDPQLSWVASSPSSKDVASPTQMIGDGCDLGLGEEEGGTGLPYPCQFCDKSFIRLSYLKRHEQIHSDKLPFKCTYCSRLFKHKRSRDRHIKLHTGDKKYHCHECEAAFSRSDHLKIHLKTHSSSKPFKCTVCKRGFSSTSSLQSHMQAHKKNKEHLAKSEKEAKKDDFMCDYCEDTFSQTEELEKHVLTRHPQLSEKADLQCIHCPEVFVDENALLAHIHQAHANQKHKCPMCPEQFSSVEGVYCHLDSHRQPDSSNHSVSPDPVLGSVASMSSATPDSSASVERGSTPDSTLKPLRGQKKMRDDGQGWSKVVYSCPYCSKRDFNSLAVLEIHLKTIHADKPQQSHTCQICLDSMPTLYNLNEHVRKLHKNHAYPVMQFSNISAFHCNYCPEMFADINSLQEHIRVSHCGPNSNPPDGSNAFFCNQCSMGFLTESSLTEHIQQAHCSVGSAKLESPVVQPAQSFMEVYSCPYCTNSPIFGSILKLTKHIKENHKNIPLAHSKKSKAEQSPVSSDVEVSSPKRQRLSVSANSISNGEYPCNQCDLKFSNFESFQTHLKLHLELLLRKQACPQCKEDFDSQESLLQHLTVHYMTTSTHYVCESCDKQFSSVDDLQKHLLDMHTFVLYHCTLCQEVFDSKVSIQVHLAVKHSNEKKMYRCTACNWDFRKEADLQVHVKHSHLGNPAKAHKCIFCGETFSTEVELQCHITTHSKKYNCKFCSKAFHAIILLEKHLREKHCVFDAATENGTANGVPPATAKKAEPADLQGMLLKNPEAPNSHEASEDDVDASEPMYGCDICGAAYTMEVLLQNHRLRDHNIRPGEDDGSRKKAEFIKGSHKCNVCSRTFFSENGLREHLQTHRGPAKHYMCPICGERFPSLLTLTEHKVTHSKSLDTGTCRICKMPLQSEEEFIEHCQMHPDLRNSLTGFRCVVCMQTVTSTLELKIHGTFHMQKLAGSSAASSPNGQGLQKLYKCALCLKEFRSKQDLVKLDVNGLPYGLCAGCMARSSNGQVGGLAPPEPADRPCAGLRCPECSVKFESAEDLESHMQVDHRDLTPETSGPRKGAQTSPVPRKKTYQCIKCQMTFENEREIQIHVANHMIEEGINHECKLCNQMFDSPAKLLCHLIEHSFEGMGGTFKCPVCFTVFVQANKLQQHIFAVHGQEDKIYDCSQCPQKFFFQTELQNHTMSQHAQ
- the ZNF423 gene encoding zinc finger protein 423 isoform X1 produces the protein MSRRKQAKPRSVKVEEGEASDFSLPWDSSVTASGGLEGEPECDRKTSRVLEDRNSVTSQEERNEDDEDMEDESIYTCDHCQQDFESLADLTDHRAHRCPGDGDDDPQLSWVASSPSSKDVASPTQMIGDGCDLGLGEEEGGTGLPYPCQFCDKSFIRLSYLKRHEQIHSDKLPFKCTYCSRLFKHKRSRDRHIKLHTGDKKYHCHECEAAFSRSDHLKIHLKTHSSSKPFKCTVCKRGFSSTSSLQSHMQAHKKNKEHLAKSEKEAKKDDFMCDYCEDTFSQTEELEKHVLTRHPQLSEKADLQCIHCPEVFVDENALLAHIHQAHANQKHKCPMCPEQFSSVEGVYCHLDSHRQPDSSNHSVSPDPVLGSVASMSSATPDSSASVERGSTPDSTLKPLRGQKKMRDDGQGWSKVVYSCPYCSKRDFNSLAVLEIHLKTIHADKPQQSHTCQICLDSMPTLYNLNEHVRKLHKNHAYPVMQFSNISAFHCNYCPEMFADINSLQEHIRVSHCGPNSNPPDGSNAFFCNQCSMGFLTESSLTEHIQQAHCSVGSAKLESPVVQPAQSFMEVYSCPYCTNSPIFGSILKLTKHIKENHKNIPLAHSKKSKAEQSPVSSDVEVSSPKRQRLSVSANSISNGEYPCNQCDLKFSNFESFQTHLKLHLELLLRKQACPQCKEDFDSQESLLQHLTVHYMTTSTHYVCESCDKQFSSVDDLQKHLLDMHTFVLYHCTLCQEVFDSKVSIQVHLAVKHSNEKKMYRCTACNWDFRKEADLQVHVKHSHLGNPAKAHKCIFCGETFSTEVELQCHITTHSKKYNCKFCSKAFHAIILLEKHLREKHCVFDAATENGTANGVPPATAKKAEPADLQGMLLKNPEAPNSHEASEDDVDASEPMYGCDICGAAYTMEVLLQNHRLRDHNIRPGEDDGSRKKAEFIKGSHKCNVCSRTFFSENGLREHLQTHRGPAKHYMCPICGERFPSLLTLTEHKVTHSKSLDTGTCRICKMPLQSEEEFIEHCQMHPDLRNSLTGFRCVVCMQTVTSTLELKIHGTFHMQKLAGSSAASSPNGQGLQKLYKCALCLKEFRSKQDLVKLDVNGLPYGLCAGCMARSSNGQVGGLAPPEPADRPCAGLRCPECSVKFESAEDLESHMQVDHRDLTPETSGPRKGAQTSPVPRKKTYQCIKCQMTFENEREIQIHVANHMIEEGINHECKLCNQMFDSPAKLLCHLIEHSFEGMGGTFKCPVCFTVFVQANKLQQHIFAVHGQEDKIYDCSQCPQKFFFQTELQNHTMSQHAQ